The following are encoded together in the Paludisphaera mucosa genome:
- the tnpC gene encoding IS66 family transposase, translating to MGRTAVAGKPPQPIEKGLPGPGLLAQVITSKYADHMPLYRQEGIFTRHGVELSRKTMSGWMAQAAWLLEPIWKATRAEVLKSHVIQTDDTTVPVLDRRLDRARTARLWVYLGDREHPYIIYDYTADRSRDGPEKFLGDYKGYLQADAYSGYDLFYSRIVVEVGYWAHARRKFFDARTSDPERSHEALARIRALYAVEAGDKGLALRREQSVPLLERLGAWLEEHARVELPKSPIGGAIGYARLNWAALNRFTGAGYLAIDNNASEPSSRTRSAAATGSSPGARAAGGQPRSSSASHRRAGP from the coding sequence TTGGGGAGGACCGCGGTCGCGGGCAAGCCGCCGCAGCCGATCGAGAAGGGCCTGCCTGGCCCGGGGCTGCTCGCGCAGGTCATCACGAGCAAGTATGCCGACCACATGCCGCTCTATCGTCAGGAGGGGATCTTCACCCGTCACGGCGTCGAGCTGTCGCGCAAGACGATGTCCGGCTGGATGGCCCAGGCGGCCTGGCTCTTGGAGCCGATCTGGAAGGCGACGAGGGCCGAGGTGCTCAAGTCGCATGTGATTCAGACCGACGACACCACCGTGCCCGTGCTGGACCGTCGGCTCGATCGGGCTCGCACCGCCCGGCTGTGGGTCTACCTCGGCGATCGCGAGCATCCTTACATAATCTATGACTACACGGCCGACCGCAGCCGCGACGGACCGGAGAAGTTCCTCGGCGACTACAAGGGCTACCTCCAGGCCGACGCCTACAGCGGCTATGACCTGTTCTACTCCCGCATCGTAGTCGAGGTCGGGTACTGGGCCCACGCTCGCCGCAAGTTCTTCGACGCCCGCACGAGCGACCCCGAGCGGTCCCACGAGGCGTTGGCGCGGATTCGCGCCCTCTACGCGGTGGAGGCCGGGGATAAGGGGCTCGCCCTGCGCCGCGAGCAGTCCGTCCCGCTGCTGGAGCGGCTCGGGGCCTGGCTGGAGGAGCACGCCCGGGTCGAGCTGCCCAAGAGCCCGATCGGCGGGGCGATCGGCTACGCCCGCTTGAACTGGGCGGCCTTGAACCGATTCACGGGGGCGGGCTACCTGGCGATCGACAACAACGCGAGCGAGCCGTCAAGCCGGACGCGATCGGCCGCCGCAACTGGCTCTTCGCCGGGAGCGAGGGCGGCGGGCGGACAGCCGCGATCCTCTTCAGCGTCGCATCGACGTGCCGGGCCCTGA
- a CDS encoding transposase domain-containing protein codes for MDPFAYLRDVLDRVCTHPARRVAELLPDRWWTHRCVSGSALAG; via the coding sequence ATCGACCCCTTCGCCTACCTCCGCGACGTTCTGGATCGGGTCTGCACCCACCCGGCCCGGCGGGTCGCGGAATTGCTGCCCGATCGCTGGTGGACCCACCGATGCGTCTCGGGATCGGCCCTGGCGGGGTGA
- a CDS encoding RecQ family ATP-dependent DNA helicase, whose protein sequence is MTATIDEARATLGRVFGFAEFREGQEAVVSRLLDRRSVLAIFPTGAGKSLCYQLPALLLDGLTVVVSPLIALMKDQVDSLVARGVAAARLDSSLDAHEAGRVHADLRSGRLRILFIAPERLAGERFVATVSGRPIALLAVDEAHCISEWGHNFRPDYLRLARVSRGLAVGRVLALTATATPEVARSIAEAFGISPGDVVRTGFHRPNLELHATPCSSAERDEFLLQRLAARPPGPAIVYVTLQRTAEGLARRLVEHGHDAHAYHAGLGDEVRHAVQDRFMASTSMIVVATIAFGMGIDKADIRAVYHYNLPKGPENHAQEIGRAGRDGRPAACELLACPEDVVTLENFAHGDTPTREAIGSLLADVLARGDEFDVSIQGLSVAHDIRPLVVETLLTYLEFEGVAESTGPFYAELKVEPTRPLKEILARFDERRAEFLGRVFGQARKGNRWLTLDVRAAATALGESGARLSKALTYLEEQGEVVLQATGLRQGYRRSAGGPGLAVLVEAMWARFRRREAREAERVHRMLAFAHEAGCLTRRMLSYFGEDLAGDCGHCGPCLGVGPRPPVPTPVRPLGRAEGMLVDALQAQAHPALATPRQMARFLCGLSSPATSRAKLTRDKRFGALADVPFARVLEYLADAGLAG, encoded by the coding sequence ATGACCGCCACCATCGACGAGGCCCGAGCGACCCTGGGCCGGGTGTTCGGCTTCGCCGAATTCCGCGAGGGGCAGGAGGCGGTCGTCTCGCGACTTCTGGATCGCCGTTCAGTCCTGGCGATCTTCCCCACCGGCGCCGGCAAGAGCCTCTGTTATCAACTGCCCGCCCTGCTGCTCGACGGCCTGACGGTCGTCGTCAGCCCCCTGATCGCCCTCATGAAGGACCAGGTCGACTCGCTGGTCGCCCGGGGCGTCGCCGCCGCACGGCTCGACTCCAGCCTCGATGCGCACGAGGCCGGGCGGGTCCACGCCGACCTCCGATCCGGCCGGCTCCGGATCCTCTTCATCGCCCCGGAGCGGCTGGCCGGCGAGCGGTTCGTCGCCACCGTGTCCGGGCGGCCGATCGCGCTGCTGGCCGTCGACGAGGCGCACTGCATCAGCGAGTGGGGGCACAACTTCCGCCCCGACTACCTGCGGCTGGCCCGCGTCTCGCGGGGCCTGGCGGTCGGCCGGGTGCTGGCGCTGACGGCCACCGCCACGCCCGAAGTCGCCCGCTCGATCGCCGAGGCGTTCGGGATCTCGCCGGGCGACGTCGTCCGCACCGGGTTCCACCGGCCCAACCTCGAGTTGCATGCCACGCCATGCTCGTCCGCCGAGCGAGACGAGTTCCTGCTGCAACGCCTGGCGGCCCGCCCGCCGGGCCCGGCGATCGTCTACGTCACGCTCCAGAGGACGGCCGAGGGCCTGGCCCGCCGGCTCGTCGAGCACGGCCACGACGCGCACGCCTACCATGCGGGGCTGGGCGACGAGGTCCGGCACGCGGTGCAGGACCGGTTCATGGCCTCGACTTCGATGATCGTCGTGGCGACGATCGCCTTCGGCATGGGGATCGACAAGGCGGACATCCGCGCCGTCTACCACTACAACCTGCCCAAGGGCCCGGAGAATCACGCCCAGGAGATCGGCCGCGCGGGCCGCGACGGCCGGCCCGCCGCCTGCGAACTTCTGGCCTGCCCGGAGGACGTCGTGACGCTGGAGAACTTCGCCCACGGCGACACCCCCACGCGCGAGGCTATCGGCTCGTTGCTGGCCGACGTCCTGGCCCGCGGCGACGAGTTCGACGTCTCGATCCAGGGGCTGTCCGTCGCCCACGACATCCGGCCCCTCGTCGTCGAGACGCTGCTCACCTACCTCGAATTCGAGGGGGTCGCGGAGTCGACCGGACCATTCTACGCCGAGTTGAAGGTCGAGCCGACGCGGCCCCTGAAAGAGATCCTCGCGCGGTTCGACGAACGTCGGGCCGAGTTCCTGGGCCGAGTGTTCGGCCAGGCACGGAAGGGGAACCGGTGGCTCACGCTCGACGTGCGCGCGGCGGCCACGGCCCTGGGCGAATCTGGAGCCAGGCTGTCCAAGGCGTTGACCTACCTCGAGGAGCAGGGCGAAGTCGTCCTCCAGGCCACGGGACTGCGCCAGGGCTATCGTCGCTCGGCCGGGGGGCCCGGGCTCGCGGTCCTCGTCGAGGCCATGTGGGCCCGTTTCCGGCGGCGCGAGGCACGCGAGGCCGAGCGTGTGCATCGGATGCTGGCCTTCGCCCACGAGGCGGGCTGCCTGACCCGCCGGATGCTGTCCTACTTCGGGGAGGATCTGGCCGGCGATTGCGGCCACTGCGGGCCCTGCCTGGGCGTCGGTCCGCGGCCGCCGGTCCCCACGCCCGTCCGGCCGTTGGGCAGGGCGGAGGGGATGCTCGTCGATGCGTTGCAAGCCCAGGCGCACCCGGCCCTGGCGACCCCCCGGCAGATGGCCCGGTTCCTCTGCGGGCTGTCCTCCCCGGCGACGAGCCGGGCGAAGCTCACTCGGGACAAGAGGTTCGGGGCGTTGGCGGACGTGCCGTTCGCGCGTGTGCTGGAATACCTCGCGGACGCCGGACTCGCGGGCTGA